A window of Tautonia plasticadhaerens contains these coding sequences:
- a CDS encoding anthranilate synthase component II translates to MIALIDNYDSFTYNLVQRLGEIDPSLDLWVVRNDQTTPEEIASKSPSHVIISPGPCTPLEAGISNDVVRHFAGKVPLLGVCLGHQCIGHVFGGEVVRADRIMHGKTSLIYHDGRGVYRGLPNPFEATRYHSLIIRPGTLPEDFEVVARTDQDEIMGVRHKSWPLEGVQYHPESFLTGDAGTLLLRNFIGR, encoded by the coding sequence ATGATCGCCCTGATCGACAACTACGACTCGTTCACCTACAACCTCGTCCAGCGCCTCGGCGAGATCGACCCCTCGCTCGACCTCTGGGTCGTCCGCAACGACCAGACCACGCCCGAGGAGATCGCCTCGAAGTCGCCGTCGCACGTCATCATCTCCCCCGGCCCCTGCACCCCACTGGAGGCCGGCATCTCGAACGACGTGGTCCGGCACTTCGCCGGCAAGGTCCCGCTGCTGGGCGTCTGCCTCGGCCACCAGTGCATCGGCCACGTCTTCGGCGGCGAGGTCGTCCGGGCCGATCGGATCATGCACGGCAAGACCTCCCTGATCTACCACGACGGCCGGGGCGTCTACCGGGGCCTGCCGAACCCCTTCGAGGCCACCCGGTATCACAGCCTCATCATCCGCCCCGGCACCCTCCCCGAGGACTTCGAGGTCGTCGCCCGCACCGACCAGGACGAGATCATGGGCGTCCGCCACAAGTCCTGGCCCCTGGAAGGCGTCCAGTACCACCCCGAGAGCTTCCTGACCGGCGACGCCGGCACCCTCCTGCTCCGCAACTTCATCGGCCGATAG
- a CDS encoding DUF1559 domain-containing protein — MRDASRRGFTLIELLVVIAIIGVLIALLLPAVQAAREAARRAQCTNNLKQIGLGIHNYHSTHGVFPLGGSRGFCEAAAAENPAVPSYSWNNWSAHAMLLPFIEQVPLYGAINFDLAPWYDGICPSGTSANSTVFNTRVAGFLCPSDGEAGFFQLNNYHFSTGATTTGFSPGSGVFVPLLAYGIQSIRDGTSNTVAASEALVGAGQPWVGRPTWRGNRRNSVTGVDGIPGEAWQGNVFRDPDAVIAAMQACTQTWMTGDDSRYANTRGTRWGWATPGATLFDTVVTPNSRQHPWSSCRFGCAGCGTDATNMTVATSEHPGGVNVGFADGSVKFVKDTIEMRIWWSLGTRNGGEVVSADQF, encoded by the coding sequence ATGCGCGACGCATCTCGACGTGGCTTCACGCTGATCGAGCTGCTGGTGGTGATCGCCATCATCGGCGTGCTCATCGCCCTGCTCCTGCCCGCCGTCCAGGCGGCCCGCGAGGCGGCCCGACGCGCCCAGTGCACCAACAACCTCAAGCAGATCGGGCTGGGCATCCATAACTACCATTCCACCCACGGCGTCTTCCCCCTGGGCGGCTCCCGGGGCTTCTGCGAGGCGGCGGCGGCCGAGAACCCGGCGGTCCCGTCGTACTCCTGGAACAACTGGAGCGCCCACGCGATGCTCCTGCCCTTCATCGAGCAGGTCCCGCTCTACGGCGCCATCAACTTCGACCTCGCCCCCTGGTATGACGGCATCTGCCCGTCGGGCACCTCGGCCAACAGCACCGTCTTCAACACCCGGGTCGCGGGCTTCCTCTGCCCCTCCGACGGCGAGGCCGGGTTCTTCCAGCTCAACAACTACCACTTCAGCACCGGGGCCACCACCACCGGCTTCTCGCCGGGCAGCGGGGTCTTCGTCCCCCTGCTGGCCTACGGCATCCAGTCCATCCGAGACGGCACCAGCAACACCGTCGCCGCCTCCGAGGCCCTCGTCGGCGCCGGCCAGCCCTGGGTCGGCCGCCCCACCTGGCGGGGCAACCGCCGCAACTCCGTCACCGGGGTCGACGGCATCCCCGGCGAGGCCTGGCAGGGGAACGTCTTCCGCGACCCCGACGCCGTGATCGCCGCAATGCAGGCCTGCACCCAGACCTGGATGACCGGCGACGACAGCCGATATGCCAACACCCGGGGCACGCGGTGGGGCTGGGCCACCCCGGGGGCGACCCTCTTCGACACCGTAGTGACCCCGAACTCCCGGCAGCACCCCTGGAGCTCCTGCCGCTTCGGGTGCGCCGGCTGCGGCACCGACGCGACCAACATGACCGTCGCCACCAGCGAGCATCCCGGCGGCGTCAATGTCGGCTTCGCCGACGGCAGCGTCAAGTTCGTCAAGGACACCATCGAGATGCGGATCTGGTGGTCCCTCGGCACGAGGAACGGCGGCGAGGTCGTCAGCGCCGACCAGTTCTGA
- a CDS encoding molybdopterin molybdotransferase MoeA: MLSVAEALRAVLDHAAPLPPRRVGLSEALGCALAESVTADRDLPPFDKALLDGFAVRSADLAGPVPFELEVIEEITAGRVPTRSLGPGQCSAIMTGAPMPDGADAVVMVEDSDRRGARVLLSPRKPVSPDAGRLTRGREMRQGEGLLSPGARLDPVKLGLLASVGHADPLVAPRPVVTIASTGDELVPPDQVPGPGQIRNSNATVLEGLVRASSGLPDVAPIAPDVPEALRAVLSRGLANDVLLVTGGVSAGKLDLVPGTLAELGMTAVFHKIRLKPGKPLLFGIGPPRADGRPGTLVFGLPGNPVSGVVGFLLFVAPALKALRGLGAEPPEAIPARLSKPFSHRGDRPTYYPARLLDRGEPGGPAVEPLDWAGSADLRTVATADGFASFEAGDRDYEPGTPVPFLPLPRPD; this comes from the coding sequence ATGCTCAGCGTCGCCGAAGCCCTCCGCGCCGTCCTCGACCACGCCGCCCCGCTCCCGCCCCGCCGTGTCGGGCTGTCCGAGGCGCTCGGCTGCGCCCTGGCCGAGTCCGTGACGGCCGACCGGGACCTCCCCCCCTTCGACAAGGCCCTGCTCGACGGCTTCGCCGTCCGATCCGCCGACCTGGCCGGCCCCGTCCCGTTCGAATTGGAGGTGATCGAGGAGATCACCGCCGGCCGGGTCCCGACCCGGTCCCTCGGCCCCGGGCAGTGCTCGGCGATCATGACCGGCGCCCCGATGCCCGACGGCGCCGACGCCGTCGTGATGGTCGAGGACAGCGATCGCCGGGGGGCTCGCGTCCTGCTCTCCCCCCGCAAGCCGGTCTCCCCCGATGCCGGCCGCCTCACCCGGGGCCGGGAGATGCGCCAGGGCGAGGGCCTGCTCTCCCCCGGCGCCCGGCTCGACCCGGTGAAGCTCGGCCTGCTCGCCTCGGTCGGCCATGCCGACCCGCTGGTCGCCCCCCGCCCCGTCGTGACGATCGCCTCGACCGGCGACGAACTCGTCCCCCCCGATCAGGTCCCCGGGCCCGGCCAGATCCGCAACAGCAACGCGACGGTGCTCGAAGGGCTCGTCCGGGCCTCCTCCGGCCTCCCCGACGTCGCCCCGATCGCCCCCGACGTGCCCGAGGCCCTCCGGGCCGTCCTCTCCCGGGGGCTGGCGAATGACGTGCTGCTCGTCACCGGGGGCGTCTCGGCCGGCAAACTCGACCTCGTCCCCGGCACCCTGGCCGAGCTGGGCATGACGGCCGTCTTCCACAAGATCCGCCTCAAGCCCGGCAAGCCCCTGCTCTTCGGCATCGGCCCGCCGAGGGCCGACGGCCGCCCCGGCACGCTCGTCTTCGGCCTGCCCGGCAACCCGGTCAGCGGCGTCGTCGGCTTCCTCCTGTTCGTGGCCCCCGCCTTGAAGGCGTTGCGTGGCCTGGGCGCCGAGCCCCCCGAGGCGATCCCCGCCCGCCTCTCCAAGCCCTTCTCCCACCGGGGCGACCGCCCCACCTATTACCCGGCCCGGCTCCTCGACCGGGGGGAGCCAGGAGGCCCCGCCGTCGAGCCCCTCGACTGGGCCGGATCCGCCGACCTCCGCACCGTCGCGACGGCCGACGGCTTCGCCTCCTTCGAGGCCGGCGACCGCGACTACGAGCCCGGCACCCCCGTCCCCTTCCTGCCGCTGCCCCGGCCCGATTGA
- a CDS encoding DUF1559 domain-containing protein: protein MPGSGIRPGRRGGAGRPPTRGGFTLIELLVVIAIIGVLIALLLPAVQAAREAARRAQCTNNLKQLGLALHNYESALGVFPPAYVGDPRAVGTAFGVRYPDENINTTPGFAWGMLLLPHAEQAPLFDAFNADLPCWAPDNTTGARTKLAAFLCPSVTDDHEPFALHRYTNGDSGAPNDGGEFSPGIAFSRSHYVTNAGINQPWGRTTAYSYDFDVPEPIPNAPEPHVIDGPFYRNSRTRVAGVRDGLSNTIFLGEKSSILCDSTWVGVVPFSCTPPRPRWPSDPNSGGNLVAAHSGPDVRDHPNVIIHAPNHPFGHTDQMFAEHPGGANVLLGDGSVRFVKESIHPNTWVALSTRNRSEVIHDEY from the coding sequence ATGCCGGGATCAGGCATACGGCCGGGGCGACGCGGGGGGGCCGGTCGACCGCCGACGCGGGGGGGCTTCACGCTGATCGAGCTGCTGGTCGTGATCGCGATCATCGGCGTGCTCATCGCCCTGCTGCTGCCGGCGGTCCAGGCCGCCCGGGAGGCGGCCCGACGCGCCCAGTGCACCAACAACCTCAAGCAGCTCGGCCTGGCCCTGCACAATTACGAGTCGGCCCTCGGCGTCTTCCCGCCGGCCTACGTCGGCGATCCCCGGGCGGTGGGGACGGCGTTCGGGGTCCGCTACCCGGACGAGAACATCAATACGACCCCCGGGTTCGCCTGGGGCATGCTGCTGCTGCCCCATGCCGAGCAGGCCCCGCTGTTCGACGCCTTCAACGCCGACCTCCCCTGCTGGGCGCCCGACAATACCACCGGGGCTCGGACCAAGCTGGCCGCGTTCCTCTGCCCCTCGGTGACCGACGACCACGAGCCCTTCGCCCTGCACCGCTACACCAACGGCGACTCGGGGGCGCCGAACGACGGCGGGGAATTCTCCCCCGGGATCGCCTTCTCGCGCAGCCACTACGTCACCAACGCCGGGATCAACCAGCCCTGGGGGCGGACCACGGCCTACTCCTACGACTTCGACGTCCCCGAACCGATTCCGAACGCCCCCGAGCCGCACGTCATCGATGGCCCCTTCTACCGCAACTCGCGGACGAGGGTGGCCGGCGTCCGGGACGGGCTGTCGAACACGATCTTCCTCGGCGAGAAGTCCTCGATCCTCTGCGACTCGACCTGGGTGGGTGTCGTCCCCTTCTCCTGCACCCCTCCGCGCCCCCGATGGCCGTCCGACCCGAACAGCGGTGGCAACCTCGTGGCCGCGCACAGCGGGCCCGACGTCCGAGACCACCCCAACGTCATCATCCACGCCCCGAACCACCCGTTCGGCCACACCGACCAGATGTTCGCCGAGCACCCCGGCGGCGCCAACGTCTTGCTCGGCGACGGCTCCGTCCGGTTCGTCAAGGAGTCGATCCACCCCAACACCTGGGTCGCCCTCTCGACCCGGAACCGGAGCGAGGTCATCCACGATGAGTATTGA
- a CDS encoding vWA domain-containing protein encodes MPRTVELGRSPLTDLRALASSAAFHGLLLLACSLLVLQAVLPGRDDDEPPGLVGELGPVDNRASSGVAPGGGPQDLGGTLTAEQMQRLGAAPAVEAAANPDDLADSLVDEILALPAASDPSADPLPLPELPGIGVLPGPGTGGGGGEGGGSGGGRGEGIGAGTEFFGAKERATSFAYVIDRSASMTNRGSIDIAKRELLASLRRLPPDARFGVIFYNEKPTPFLDASGNPSLMPATSGNKSRFETRLAATPADGGTNHVDALMASFRMHPEVIFFLTDADQMTDREAELLIESAGRIRIQAIEFGIGPDTGLSVPLRTLANATGGSYRYIDVMTFPARFAAQPVPEPEQEPEPAAGEGPVP; translated from the coding sequence ATGCCCCGGACCGTTGAACTCGGCCGATCGCCGCTGACCGACCTCCGGGCCCTGGCCAGCTCGGCGGCCTTCCACGGCCTCCTGCTGCTGGCCTGCTCGCTGCTGGTCCTCCAGGCCGTGCTGCCGGGCCGGGACGACGACGAGCCGCCGGGCCTGGTGGGGGAGCTGGGGCCGGTCGACAACCGGGCCTCCTCCGGCGTCGCCCCCGGGGGCGGGCCGCAGGATCTGGGGGGCACGCTCACCGCCGAGCAGATGCAGCGGCTCGGTGCCGCCCCGGCCGTCGAGGCCGCCGCCAACCCCGACGACCTGGCCGACTCCCTGGTCGACGAGATCCTCGCCCTGCCCGCCGCCTCGGATCCCTCGGCCGACCCCCTCCCCCTGCCCGAGCTGCCCGGCATCGGCGTCCTGCCCGGCCCCGGCACCGGGGGAGGGGGCGGCGAGGGGGGCGGCTCCGGCGGCGGCCGCGGCGAGGGGATCGGCGCCGGCACCGAGTTCTTCGGCGCGAAGGAGCGGGCCACCTCGTTCGCCTACGTCATCGACCGCTCCGCCAGCATGACCAACCGGGGCTCGATCGACATCGCCAAGCGGGAGCTGCTGGCCAGCCTCCGCCGCCTGCCGCCCGACGCCCGCTTCGGGGTCATCTTCTACAACGAGAAGCCGACCCCGTTCCTCGACGCCTCGGGCAACCCGAGCCTGATGCCCGCCACCTCCGGCAACAAGTCCCGCTTCGAGACCCGCCTGGCCGCCACCCCCGCCGACGGCGGCACCAACCACGTCGACGCCCTGATGGCGAGCTTCCGGATGCACCCCGAGGTCATCTTCTTCCTCACCGACGCCGACCAGATGACCGACCGGGAGGCCGAGCTGCTCATCGAGTCCGCCGGCCGGATCCGCATCCAGGCCATCGAGTTCGGCATCGGCCCCGACACCGGCCTCTCCGTCCCCCTCCGCACCCTGGCCAACGCCACCGGCGGCTCCTACCGCTACATCGACGTGATGACCTTCCCCGCCCGGTTCGCCGCGCAGCCGGTCCCCGAGCCGGAGCAGGAGCCGGAGCCGGCCGCCGGGGAAGGGCCCGTCCCCTAG
- a CDS encoding ExbD/TolR family protein codes for MTGPDGTPAPRPRRRTPEEPFEFPVAPMLDMSFQLLAFFILTFQAPTGESRIDLYLPSAPAALVAAPDSASTGRNRPVPGATSDLETDLVVRAEADELGDLVSLSLQGSDVPDADALAGRLRRYREQLAGEPVKVRIEADDRLRYEEAARVIGACSAAGVDSVRLAGSASEAGP; via the coding sequence ATGACCGGCCCCGACGGCACGCCCGCCCCCAGGCCCCGCAGGAGGACGCCCGAGGAACCCTTCGAGTTCCCGGTGGCCCCCATGCTGGACATGTCCTTCCAGCTGCTCGCCTTCTTCATCCTCACCTTCCAGGCCCCCACGGGGGAGAGCCGGATCGACCTGTACCTGCCCTCGGCCCCGGCGGCCCTGGTCGCCGCCCCCGACTCGGCCTCGACCGGCCGGAACCGCCCGGTGCCGGGGGCGACCTCCGACCTGGAGACGGACCTGGTCGTCCGGGCCGAGGCCGACGAGCTGGGGGACCTCGTCTCGCTCTCCCTCCAGGGCTCCGACGTGCCCGACGCCGACGCCCTGGCGGGCCGCCTCCGCCGGTATCGCGAGCAGCTCGCCGGGGAGCCGGTGAAGGTCCGGATCGAGGCCGACGACCGCCTCCGGTACGAGGAGGCCGCCCGGGTCATCGGCGCCTGCTCCGCCGCCGGGGTCGACTCCGTCCGCCTCGCCGGATCGGCCTCGGAGGCCGGGCCATGA
- a CDS encoding ExbD/TolR family protein, translating to MPRRDRQGTDPYRLDLNLTPLLDVVLQLITFFMMLVHFGTAIEAAEREVRLPVAPSALPGAMTVEDRMVVVVDEAGTLIAGGRALDASRAPGWWGEQARRRLRGTASLGDSGQELPTQVIVRADRDAPYGSVRSTLAEAQRAGFARFSLVVLTEEAAP from the coding sequence ATGCCGAGACGAGACCGACAGGGCACCGACCCCTACCGCCTGGACCTGAACCTGACCCCCCTGCTGGACGTGGTCCTGCAATTGATCACGTTCTTCATGATGCTCGTCCACTTCGGCACGGCGATCGAGGCGGCCGAGCGCGAGGTCCGGCTGCCGGTCGCCCCCTCGGCCCTGCCGGGGGCGATGACCGTCGAGGACCGGATGGTCGTGGTCGTCGACGAGGCCGGCACCCTGATCGCCGGCGGGCGGGCGCTCGACGCCTCCCGGGCCCCGGGCTGGTGGGGCGAGCAGGCCCGCAGGCGGCTCCGGGGGACGGCCTCGCTCGGCGACTCGGGGCAGGAACTGCCGACCCAGGTCATCGTCCGGGCCGACCGCGACGCCCCCTACGGCTCCGTCCGCTCGACCCTGGCCGAGGCCCAGCGGGCCGGATTCGCCCGCTTCAGCCTGGTGGTCCTGACGGAGGAGGCCGCCCCATGA
- a CDS encoding MotA/TolQ/ExbB proton channel family protein has product MDLPVPRLPRSRTGRSAPTAALALLLLAATAMLAPPSALAQEGEAPATATAEGGGGGFDTSFLRLMITSTGPIGVVLLLMSFYLIALVAWMYFEYRRVNAIPERLTRDLGTQLMQRQFSSAFERVSGDPSFLGRVLTAGVRKLPGGQPAAVRAMQMVNDDVTMEMEHRTAYLATVGTLGPLIGLFGTVYGMIVAFRAMSAAGQPEASLLAGGISTALFATLMGIGVAIPAITFYAVFRNRISRLSLEVELAAESLLEQFAPGVRPPHPLAPGGGGGSGGGPMPMPPQPPPFRTSLGGPKEGE; this is encoded by the coding sequence GTGGACCTACCCGTGCCCCGATTGCCCCGCTCTCGAACCGGCCGGAGCGCCCCGACGGCGGCCCTGGCCCTGCTGCTGCTCGCCGCGACGGCGATGCTCGCGCCCCCGTCGGCCCTGGCCCAGGAGGGCGAGGCACCTGCGACGGCGACGGCCGAGGGGGGGGGCGGCGGGTTCGACACGTCGTTCCTGCGGCTGATGATCACCTCGACCGGGCCGATCGGCGTGGTCCTGCTCCTGATGTCGTTCTACCTGATCGCGCTGGTCGCCTGGATGTACTTCGAGTACCGCCGGGTCAACGCCATCCCCGAGCGCCTGACCAGGGACCTGGGCACCCAGCTCATGCAGCGGCAGTTCTCCTCGGCGTTCGAGCGGGTGAGCGGGGACCCGTCGTTCCTGGGGCGGGTGCTCACGGCCGGCGTCCGCAAGCTGCCGGGCGGCCAGCCGGCGGCGGTCCGGGCGATGCAGATGGTCAACGACGACGTGACGATGGAGATGGAGCACCGCACGGCGTACCTCGCCACGGTCGGCACGCTCGGCCCGCTGATCGGCCTGTTCGGCACGGTCTACGGCATGATCGTCGCCTTCCGGGCCATGTCGGCCGCCGGCCAGCCCGAGGCGAGCCTGCTGGCCGGCGGCATCTCGACGGCCCTCTTCGCCACCCTGATGGGCATCGGCGTGGCGATCCCGGCGATCACCTTCTACGCCGTCTTCCGCAATCGGATCTCCCGGCTGTCGCTGGAGGTGGAGCTGGCCGCCGAGTCGCTGCTGGAGCAGTTCGCCCCCGGCGTCCGCCCCCCCCACCCGCTCGCCCCCGGGGGGGGCGGCGGATCCGGCGGCGGCCCCATGCCGATGCCCCCCCAGCCCCCCCCGTTCCGGACCTCGCTCGGCGGGCCGAAGGAGGGGGAGTGA